Genomic segment of Gopherus flavomarginatus isolate rGopFla2 chromosome 2, rGopFla2.mat.asm, whole genome shotgun sequence:
ACGAGAAGAACATTGGGCACCTCCTGTTGTTCCCAGTGGCAAACAGATCaacctggggaaacccccacttttGGAAGATGGAATATATGACATTTGGATGGATGGCCCACTCATGATTGTGAAACGATCTGCTGAGGTGGTCCACTAGTTTGTTCAGCACACCAGGGATATAGAACACCTTCAGGTGAATGAAGTGGGCTATGAAAAACTCCCACCAAGAGTTGAAGGGCCTCCCACCATGGGGGTAAGAGCGGGCTccaccttgcttgttgatgtaaaatatGGCCATGATGTTGTCCGTCATTACCCGCACACACACTGGTCTTGAGCCAGGATAGGAAGGTTTGGCATGCTAGCCGTACCGCTCTGAGCTCTCTGATATTGATATGCAGGGAGAGCTCATCCTGCAGTCATAATCCTTGTGTCTGGAGCTCTCCCAGATGCACCCCTCAACCCAGATGTGACGCATCTGTTACTAGGGCCaaggagggctgggggctgttGAAGGGGACTCCTTTGCAGACTGTGCGAGGGTCGAGCCAACATTGGAGGGACTCGAGTACCTGGTCTGGTACCGTGACCACAGATTCCAGGCTGTCGCGCCCCGGGCAGTATAGAGACATGAGCTAAGTTTGAAGTGGTCTGAGCCTCAGTCTAGCATGCCAAACCACATAAATGTAGGCTGCTATGTGGCTGAGGAGACTCAGGCATCCCCTCGCGGTAGTGGTCAGGTAACACCTGAGGCTTTGGATAATGTCTGTCATGGTCTGAAATCAGGTCTCTGGCAGAAGCGCCCTTGCCTGTACCAAGTCCAACACTGCACCAATGAATTCTAGTCTTTGAGTCGGTGACAAGGTTGATTTGTTCACGGTGAACAGGACACCCAGCCTCTCAAAAGTTGCTCTGACTAGTCGGACTTGAGACTCCACCTGCTCCCTGAGTAGCCAGTCATCAAAGTAGGGATAAACCTGAACCTGCCTCCTGCAGAGGAAGGCTGCTACAAATgacatacacttggtgaacacttgAGGGGCTGTTGACAGACCGAAGGGGAGGACCATGAACTGATAGTGTTTGTGGCTGGCTACAAACCACAGAAATCGTCTGTGAGTGGGCCCAATAGCTATGTGAAAGTACGCATCTTTCATGTTGAGGGCAGTGCACCAGTCTGAGACCCCCTTTGCACTAGGGATTAGGAAATAGTGcaagtagaaccccttgccccttagctcccaaGGAACCTCCTTCACTGCTCCTATGGCAAGGAGCAATTGCACCTCCTGGATAAGGcgctgctcatgagaagggtccctgaaggacagggaagtggggtgggagggaggggaggaacagaattggagagaatatcccacttCTACTGTGTGGAGAACCCAGTGGTTCAGTGTTATTTGGGACCATGCATGGTAGAAGTGGGTAGACGATTCCGAAAGCAGGGTTGAGGATCTGATATATGGTCTGACACATCGTCACCAGGCACACTTTCAAAAGGCCTGCTTGGAGGCCGAGAAGTTGGACGCTTGGCCCTGTGATAATGAGGGCTGGGGTGGCTTATGCCTGCCATTCCTACCTTGCCTTCTAGAAAAGTCTTGCCTAGGGCGAGGTTGGTAAGGACGTTGAGGGAGTTGAGGTTTAAAGTGTTTTCGCTGAGTAGcgggggtatgcatccccagcaaTTTTATCATCACCCTCAAATCCTTTAGGTTGTGTAGATTGGCGTCTGTTTGCTTTGTGAATAATCCTGTACCATCAAAGGGCAGGTCTTGCAGAATCTGTTGGACCTAAGTGGGGTAGGCCTGAAACTTGAAGCCATGAGGTCCTCCTCATGTCTATGCCAGAGGACAAGGTATGCACCACCAAGTCAGTAGCGTCCAGTGAGGCCTGTAAAGAGCTCTGTGCCACTGTCTTGCCTTCCTGCACAATGGCCCTAAACTCATCTCTGGGCTCCAATGGTATTAGCTCCTTAAATTTGAGCATGGAGTTCCATGAGTTAAAATTATATCTGCTCAGGACTGACAGTTGATTAACAATCCTGAGCTGTAGGCTGCCCGTGGAGTAGACCTTTCTACCAAAAaagtcaagttttttttttttgtttttttttttacagtcctTAAGACTTAGGCGTgggtccctgctgcccctgcctttCACGTTCATTAACCACAGACATCACcaaggagcagggctgcaggtggGAGTATACATACTTGTAACCTTGGAAGGGAACGAAGAATTTGCATTCTACTCCCTTGGCCATTTGGGAGATGAAGGCTGGCATCTGCCACACAGTTTTGGTGTTGTTTTGAATGGTCCTAATGAGTGGAAGCGCTACTCAGGATGGACCTTCTGGGGCCAAAATATCCACCATTGGGTCCTCCTGTTCCACCACCTCCTAGGCCTGCAAGCCCATGTTGTGCGCCACCCTGAGGAGTAGGTCCTGATGGGCAAGACTATCTATGGGTGGTGGTCCTGAGACCGAAGTTCACGCTATCGTCTCATCCAGGGAAAAGAatgagggtgcaggtgggggaacTGGGTCATCCCAGGCCTGTTGGTCCATGGGGACCTGCTGCTTGACCTGCGGTTCTGGGTTGATGATCCCGTTCCACCATAGGAGCAGGGGTCTGTGTCGGTGAAGGTGCTGTAACCAGAATCCCTTCGACACCTCTGGGTGTGGGATGGCTGGACGAGGCCATCAGCAGCCTGGGCTTGGATGCCACCAACTGGGAGCCCTTGGACAAGGTACCCTGGGACTGGTGATATGCCCGGGGATCCAAAAAGGCCACTGTGCCGGTCCTTGCAATTGGGGCGGCCATGGCATTGTACCCACATCAGGCGGTGCTGGCTCCAGTGTGAGTAGCTAGACCCCATGTCAGATTCTGAAGATGGGGACTGGGATCTAGAAGGCCATGGTGGTGTCAGTCGGAGCTGGCCAGGTGAATGGTGCCGGGACCTCGATCTTTATTGAGGGGATTGGTGGCGCAATGATGATCTGCGCTGGGAGCAGGACCTCTGACGATGCAGGGACCAGCGCCGGGACTCTGAGTGGCACTCCTTTCCAGTGCTGGGGATCGCTGACCTAGCAATGCAGGCAGGCACACCATTGTTGGCTTCTGTGAGGTGGTAGCACCCTCGGTGGTGCCAGGGACTTCTTGCAGAGAGTCGGAAACTGCGGTGCTGTCATGGCAATGAAGTCCCGCGCAGTCTCGAAGATGTCCGGAGTGGATggcagccccacctcctccaccaTGTGGATTGGGGAGTCCAATGGTTCCAGGCTCAACGGTACTCCTTGCATGTCTGAACTTCCCAGAGCCAACTCCAAGGATCTCAGGGTGGGGTGTTCCTTTCTGGGATGTGCTCCATTGGCCGAGACTacaggggagggtctcagaggagATCCATCTCTACTCTGCTTGGTGTGCTTCTTCTGCAGTGCTGGAGAGTGGGACCGGTGCCAGGCGGTTCCCACAGTCTTAGGCACGGGGGATCGGTGCAGTGCCACAAGTCTCTGTGCTCAGAGATCTTCTGTGATGCCGATTCTGGTACTGATGCCGGCACACTCCGCACTGAGGAGCTTGGTGTCGGGTCCTGCCGTGCCGAGGCGGGCTGTGGTTTAAGAGctacctccatgaggagctgtttcaacCTGAAATCCCACTCCAAAACCCTTGCAAATCCTGCAACTATTGGCTTGGTGAGCCTCCCCCAGACACTTTAAAGAAGCGTTGTGGAGGTCACCCATTGGCATTGGCTTATTGCAGGACTCGCAGGGCTTGAATCCCTGGGATCAAGGCATGCCCCGAGGTCCCCAAGGGGAAAGGTTACGGTGGAGAGGAAACTCCCCAGTCCTAACAGAACTACTAGTAACTAATAAAACTAGAACAACTGCAAACTACTAAGGTAAACTACACTATAAAACTAGGGGAAGCAAGTAGAACTTGCAATCAAGCCACTCGCAGTTCTGACCATCACAGGTgggaagaaggaactgaagagggaaCGGGTCAGCAGGTTCATATATTAAGTGCCATGAAGGCACAACTCCAGGGGGTTCCACAGCTGACCTgacaggagctgctggaggaaaaattTCTGGCAACTGTGCACGTgtgcacacctgattggaatggatgcGAACAagcactaaaagaaaaaaaggcaaaatcaTCTCTGAACGAAGATCAGAGGGAAATGTGTTTATACATGTATACTAAAGAACAGAACTCTAAGTATAATGTTGAAATCATATATTTAACAGCAACAAAGGGGTGGACGATTGCTGGGGCTTTTTGGCTCCTGGAGAAGTTTAGGTAACATAActatgtgatagacccaggccaacTGGGTACAGCAGAGTAATAGACAGCAGATATAcaggccactggataagcagttttctgttccgtgactgaccagagcaggggctgctccaggctagggAGAACACATGACTCCAATTAGCctacaaagagtcaggtgaggccgtTAAGCTAatgtgaacacctgactctaattaaggccctctGATACTGTAAAAGAGCTCACTCCGATCAGGccaggggaaggaaaaggaagtGTCACTGAAGGGCTGGGTAATAAAGAAACCCTCAGGCCACTGGAAGAGACCCCCTAAGGTAAAGGTGAAGAAGGCattgagagagagaagcaggggagctgtggggaagtggcccagggaattgtagcagcTCTGGcggtgaaaggttggctgccaacagctgctactacgagggtccctgggccagaaggcgggcccgggttccccacaAGCCGCCACTACAGAAACAGGAAGACAggtccctgtcaggacaggagacGCAACTGTTCTTGAATAAGCCTGTAGGGATAAAAGAGATTGTgggggagttctctcaccaacctccttgctggcttatgatgaaaaggccTCAgcagactgtaaccctggccctagagagagaagggctacatggagggtcgcagtgagcctctgaggctagcataaaccacctGGAGGCACGGGACCCATGGagacaaggtcagagctctgccacagtgaTACGTACATTAGCTGGATACTGCTACAAAATATGACTGGCAATAAAAAAGTTAATGTTGATATTTAAATTGTCATAATTATATTTCAGTGTTAAAAGTCCATGGGGATGAGTCAGACAGCTCATGCCTTTGATTTGAGAAttcttgtttcaggctctctgtagACTCAGGAAGACAACACTGCACTGATTTCTGATCTGTTAATTTTGAAACTGACTTTCACAGTCATGAAGggtacaaatatttttttcaatgaaagcttagatttaGTAACACAGTTTTGCAGGAAAGGGTGCTCCTCATGACTCAGTTAGGTGGCTCATTTTATCTTcactatcatagaatatcaggattggaagggatctcaggaggtcatctagtcaacccccctgctcaaagcaggaccaatccccagacagttttttgccccagatccctaaatggccccctaaaggactgaactctcaaccctggatttagcaggccagtgttcAAACCACAGTTGAAGAAAAGCTACTTATGATTTAGGCAATTATTGGCCATTATACATCAGTGCTGTGTAGGTACACACTTGCTGATGACGTCGTTTAACGGCTAAGAATGTTCTGCTCTCCCTCCATCACATCAAGGGCCACATGACCTTAAGAGTAAGAATTTATTATAATACTTTCCTTTGAAGAAGATTAATCGTAGCTGACATTTGCCCTTTGCAGCAGTGACTAATAATTATATTATTGTTACACACACTTACCTATTTTTCATAAGTCTCAGTTCCCTTTTGCGTGTTGCCTCTTCTGCTAGCTGCTGAGGGCTGTGCAAAGTTCCTGGTGAGGCTGCCATTACCACTCCTTGAGGCAAGGCTGTGGTGGGAGTTCGGATCTGGTAAGTTGGCATGTCTCCAGTGGCAGCTGTATTAAAGAAGAACGTTTTTTACTTTATATAAACTTAACTGTCAAAATCTAACTGAAATAGCATACGTCTGTTGATATGTTAATTACATCAAACATTTCATAGGCTTGTGATGTGATGA
This window contains:
- the CREM gene encoding cAMP-responsive element modulator isoform X6, producing the protein MPTYQIRTPTTALPQGVVMAASPGTLHSPQQLAEEATRKRELRLMKNREAARECRRKKKEYVKCLENRVAVLENQNKTLIEELKALKDLYCHKAE